A single genomic interval of Methanorbis rubei harbors:
- a CDS encoding ADP-ribosylglycohydrolase family protein — protein sequence MRFISENDRIYGGMFGAAAGDAVGLTFEGMMPAPRRNLSVTGGGQFHLVKGAATDDTLMMLALAESWKTGRFDRDLFLQAMILTVAEEPQTFGRTTKMLCSLLEQGCFADATTKAVDMIFGSRTDGSVMRTLPVGLLCPQENAAAEARRVSAFTHFDPAAGDCCALVSVMTSVLLAGGSKEEAYDAGVRAAGRDVMSGELIPSIDAVEATRCAVFCFMEGSSMRDVVEQAASLGGDADTIAAIAGGLAGVYYGVEDVPKEWREMILISERVSAAAEIICVARFGFS from the coding sequence ATGAGATTTATATCTGAGAATGATCGGATCTATGGCGGAATGTTTGGTGCGGCAGCAGGAGACGCGGTCGGTCTTACGTTTGAGGGGATGATGCCCGCACCCCGCCGCAACCTGAGTGTTACGGGCGGCGGACAGTTTCATCTGGTGAAAGGTGCGGCGACTGATGATACGCTGATGATGCTTGCGCTCGCGGAGTCCTGGAAAACCGGAAGGTTCGACCGCGACCTGTTTCTTCAAGCGATGATTCTGACGGTTGCTGAGGAGCCGCAGACATTTGGGAGGACGACAAAGATGCTGTGCTCTCTTCTGGAGCAGGGATGCTTTGCAGATGCCACAACGAAAGCGGTGGATATGATCTTCGGGAGCAGGACGGACGGCAGTGTGATGCGGACCCTGCCGGTCGGTCTGCTCTGTCCCCAAGAGAATGCGGCGGCAGAGGCACGGAGGGTGTCTGCATTCACGCACTTTGATCCGGCGGCGGGTGACTGCTGCGCTCTGGTTTCAGTGATGACGTCCGTGCTTCTCGCGGGAGGAAGCAAGGAAGAGGCATATGATGCCGGAGTTCGTGCTGCAGGGCGCGATGTTATGTCCGGGGAGCTCATACCCTCTATCGATGCGGTGGAGGCGACGCGATGTGCGGTGTTCTGTTTTATGGAAGGGAGCTCAATGCGGGATGTAGTCGAGCAGGCGGCTTCTCTTGGCGGCGATGCGGACACTATTGCCGCGATCGCCGGAGGACTTGCGGGCGTTTATTATGGAGTGGAGGATGTTCCAAAAGAGTGGAGGGAGATGATTCTGATCAGCGAGCGGGTGAGTGCGGCGGCGGAGATAATATGTGTTGCACGTTTTGGCTTCTCTTGA
- a CDS encoding UPF0179 family protein → MDETEKIVTIVGSILAHEGAEFVYAGKAAECGSCKVAKVCHNAKLKEGRRYRVVAVRPTKHECLVHLGGSVAVEVSECEITAVIPTSQATRRTRITYTPVCDDRFCKGYGFCHPDGMTDKGRYVVLEVLGSYNEMCPKGKKNLKLVELRHVPT, encoded by the coding sequence ATGGACGAAACTGAAAAGATTGTAACAATCGTTGGGTCCATCCTTGCCCACGAAGGCGCAGAGTTTGTCTACGCTGGCAAAGCCGCGGAATGCGGCAGCTGTAAAGTTGCTAAAGTCTGCCACAATGCAAAGCTCAAGGAAGGCCGCAGGTACCGCGTTGTTGCGGTCAGACCAACAAAGCATGAATGTCTGGTTCACCTTGGCGGCTCTGTCGCTGTTGAAGTGTCCGAGTGTGAGATAACCGCGGTCATCCCGACCAGTCAGGCAACACGGCGCACCCGCATCACCTACACGCCGGTCTGCGACGACCGGTTCTGTAAAGGATATGGATTCTGCCACCCTGACGGCATGACCGACAAAGGCAGATATGTGGTGCTGGAGGTTCTCGGCTCCTACAATGAGATGTGCCCGAAAGGAAAAAAGAATCTCAAACTTGTTGAGCTGCGGCACGTACCAACGTAA
- a CDS encoding UPF0058 family protein, whose translation MQKEELLHLHMLMVQIKKYYESVSGNTVSTAEYDALQISPIHIHKNKNLHRVALLALGDEIVTEMDAHKKPQTSFPQDSGTSVVAEH comes from the coding sequence ATGCAGAAAGAAGAGTTGCTCCATTTACATATGCTCATGGTTCAGATTAAGAAATATTACGAATCAGTTTCCGGAAATACCGTATCTACAGCGGAATACGACGCTCTGCAGATATCACCTATCCACATCCACAAAAACAAAAACCTCCACCGTGTAGCCCTTCTTGCGCTCGGCGACGAGATTGTTACCGAGATGGATGCACACAAAAAACCTCAGACCTCGTTTCCTCAGGACTCCGGCACCAGTGTCGTTGCGGAACACTAA